Proteins from a single region of Synchiropus splendidus isolate RoL2022-P1 chromosome 3, RoL_Sspl_1.0, whole genome shotgun sequence:
- the terf1 gene encoding telomeric repeat-binding factor 1, with protein sequence MKSGNDTQAEDGENVPFSHVTAVATEWMLDFHFVSLCRCFKEGEQEAFSEILSSFESMFHCASTKGDILDDQKFMISALMARVMHAKQFDVFFEDDEKVMPLMSAAKVWLQLKAAVNDEEQFHNIMTLLVVQSVAVCLTNGTRSSAKCALKWLESTPDIPHNITVKLTTVVEKGDAYHPLIASFNFDRLMTAIHSFLDSYLRRNPCDFILKEATKMIQNSRNIGRCGSTRTQNSEMKTEDVGNGNAEKADITTAIKHKRKLLSTKTQELWNPASSKKPYICLSRIPSPDLQQQLMPKQKSQTTCEKKRKPPQKWTTEQDEQLKKGVKQFGAGKWSRILLAYNFEDRTSVMLKDRWRILVKKHLVG encoded by the exons ATGAAGTCTGGCAACGACACTCAAGCCGAAGATGGCGAAAACGTCCCCTTCTCTCATGTCACAGCCGTGGCTACAGAGTGGATGCTCGATTTCCACTTTGTTAGTCTTTGTCGCTGCTTCAAGGAAGGAGAACAGGAAGCGTTTTCTGAAATACTTTCTTCGTTCGAAT CCATGTTTCACTGTGCCTCAACTAAAGGAGACATTCTTGATGATCAGAAGTTCATGATCAGTGCTTTGATGGCCCGCGTCATGCATGCAAAGCAGTTCG ATGTTTTCTTTGAAGATGATGAAAAGGTGATGCCTCTGATGTCTGCTGCTAAAGTGTGGTTGCAGCTCAAAGCAGCTGTGAATGATGAAGAGCAGTTTCATAATATAATGACTCTCCTGGTCGTCCAG TCTGTTGCTGTGTGTCTGACAAATGGCACACGATCGTCTGCTAAATGTGCTCTTAAGTGGTTGGAAAGTACACCTGATATTCCACAT AATATTACAGTCAAGCTGACCACGGTTGTGGAAAAAGGAGACGCCTACCACCCGTTAATCGCGAGCTTCAACTTTGACCGATTGATGACAGCTATTCACTCCTTCCTGGACTCCTATTTGAGACGGAATCCGTGCGACTTTATCTTGAAG GAAGCCACAAAAATGATCCAGAACTCACGAAATATTGGCAGATGTGGAAGCACAAGGACACAAAACTCTGAGATGAAAACGGAGGATGTGGGAAACGGCAACGCTGA GAAAGCAGATATAACAACTGCTATAAA GCACAAACGGAAACTTCTGTCAACCAAAACACAAGAGCTATGGAACCCAGCCTCATCCAAGAAACCTTACATCTGTCTAAGTCGAATCCCAAGTCCAG AtttacagcagcagctgatgccGAAACAGAAGTCACAGACGACCtgtgagaagaagagaaaacctCCTCAG AAATGGACAACAGAGCAGGACGAGCAGTTGAAGAAGGGCGTGAAACAATTTGGCGCCGGCAAGTGGTCACGCATTTTATTGGCGTACAACTTCGAGGACCGGACCAGTGTCATGCTGAAAGATCGGTGGAGAATTCTGGTCAAAAAGCACCTGGTAGGCTGA
- the LOC128756429 gene encoding somatomedin-B and thrombospondin type-1 domain-containing protein encodes MGRFEVACVLLLVLLWALRRSVPVSAGCAGKCCPGRDLSCVTTDWRMDRIFGACYCDEACVQTKDCCFDFFSQCPGRDCYVSDWSFWSGCAKPCQPSHRVRVRHVTQEPGNSGGPCPSLEQRAGCREYRDHQGRQCGHTLGPAFITSMEFSKGRAKHDHYGAPLNPGFCVEFTLESRSPYCTIENRPHTLWMRYVTEGFKVCVACEPPAMRNNSGQCQGDGQGSDKEDVLHWQAVGNPRCSGTWRKIQQTKQCDCPAQHSFIFT; translated from the exons ATGGGAAGGTTTGAGGTGGcctgtgtgctgctgctggtgctgctctgGGCTCTGAGGCGGAGCGTCCCGGTGTCAGCAGGCTGTGCGGGGAAATGTTGCCCTGGAAGAGACTTGAGCTGTGTCACCACCGACTGGAGGATGGACCGAATATTCGGAGCTTGCTACTGCGACGAAGCCTGCGTCCAAACCAAAGACTGCTGCTTCGACTTTTTCAGCCAGTGCCCAG GTCGCGACTGTTACGTGAGCGACTGGAGTTTTTGGAGCGGCTGTGCCAAGCCATGCCAGCCGTCACACAGAGTCAGGGTCCGTCATGTGACGCAGGAGCCAGGTAACAGTGGCGGGCCTTGTCCGAGTCTGGAGCAGCGAGCCGGCTGCCGGGAGTACAGAGACCACCAGGGGAGGCAGTGCGGACACACTTTAG GTCCAGCATTCATCACCAGCATGGAGTTCAGCAAAGGCAGAGCAAAGCATGACCACTACGGAGCGCCACTGAATCCTGG GTTCTGTGTGGAATTCACGCTGGAGTCTCGCTCCCCCTACTGCACCATTGAAAACCGGCCGCACACTCTCTGGATGCGCTATGTGACAGAGGGATTCAAAGTGTGTGTGGCATGCGAACCTCCTGCCATGAGGAACAACAGCGGCCAGTGCCAAGGAGACGGTCAGGGGTCAGACAA AGAGGACGTGCTGCACTGGCAAGCCGTGGGAAACCCCCGCTGCAGTGGAACCTGGAGGAAGATCCAGCAAACCAAGCAGTGCGACTGTCCTGCCCAACACAGCTTCATCTTCACCTGA